In Arthrobacter sp. CDRTa11, one DNA window encodes the following:
- a CDS encoding molybdopterin-dependent oxidoreductase encodes MIKLLNWLKGPPTLAALAGVVAAAVVLSVAELIGAFFTARATPVIALGSTFIDFTPPWMKDFAIATFGTNDKAALFVGMGLTIFLLACVLGVVAYRRWVLGVAGVLLMGSMMVASVVTRASVRPLDAIPTLAGTVAGLVVLRLLVAPLWRLKAWPDAPADTGAKEPERPASSRRGFFAAAGITAAAAGVAAVGGRLLGAARSNINQARGALQLPAPVKAAAAVPAGVQSAAPGVTPWVTPNSDFYRIDTALSVPEINADDWELRVHGLVEEEIRLTFQDLLDADLIESHITLTCVSNPVGGNLAGNATWLGLPIREVLRRARPKDGADMVLSTSVDGFSASTPLEVLQDDRDAILAIGMNGEALPLEHGYPVRMVVPGLYGFVSATKWVVDLEVTRFQDSKAYWTQRGWSERGPIKTMARVEVPKSFAKVPAGRMAIGGTAWAQTRGITKVEVQIDNTDWAEATLSTEASLVTWRQWSFEWDATPGPHYIKVRATDGTGEVQTDQRADPVPDGASGWQSVMVTVE; translated from the coding sequence ATGATCAAGCTCCTGAACTGGCTCAAGGGCCCCCCAACGCTGGCCGCCCTGGCCGGCGTGGTGGCTGCCGCCGTCGTCCTGTCCGTAGCGGAGCTGATCGGGGCGTTCTTTACGGCGCGGGCAACACCCGTCATTGCGCTCGGCTCCACGTTCATCGATTTCACCCCGCCGTGGATGAAGGACTTTGCCATCGCAACGTTCGGCACCAACGACAAGGCTGCGCTGTTTGTGGGCATGGGCCTGACCATTTTCCTGCTGGCCTGCGTGCTGGGCGTGGTGGCCTACCGCCGGTGGGTGCTCGGCGTGGCGGGAGTGCTGCTGATGGGCTCCATGATGGTGGCGAGCGTTGTGACCCGGGCAAGCGTGAGGCCGCTGGATGCCATCCCCACCCTGGCAGGCACCGTGGCCGGACTGGTGGTGCTGCGCCTGCTGGTTGCGCCGCTCTGGCGGCTGAAGGCGTGGCCGGATGCGCCGGCGGACACCGGCGCAAAGGAGCCTGAGCGGCCGGCCAGCAGCCGCCGCGGCTTTTTCGCGGCCGCCGGCATCACGGCGGCAGCCGCCGGGGTGGCGGCAGTTGGCGGCCGGCTCCTGGGTGCTGCCCGCAGCAACATTAACCAGGCCCGGGGAGCCCTGCAGCTTCCTGCGCCGGTCAAGGCTGCGGCCGCCGTTCCAGCCGGGGTGCAGTCAGCCGCGCCCGGCGTCACCCCCTGGGTTACTCCCAACAGCGACTTCTACCGGATCGACACTGCACTGAGCGTGCCCGAGATCAACGCCGATGACTGGGAACTGCGGGTCCATGGACTCGTGGAGGAGGAAATCCGCCTCACCTTTCAGGACCTGCTCGACGCCGATCTCATCGAATCGCACATCACCCTCACCTGCGTCTCCAACCCGGTGGGCGGGAACCTTGCCGGGAACGCCACCTGGCTGGGCCTGCCCATCCGTGAGGTCCTCCGGCGCGCCCGCCCGAAGGACGGCGCGGACATGGTGCTGTCGACGTCGGTTGACGGCTTCAGCGCCTCCACGCCTTTGGAGGTCCTCCAGGATGACCGGGATGCCATCCTGGCCATCGGCATGAACGGCGAAGCACTGCCGCTGGAACACGGCTACCCGGTGCGGATGGTGGTGCCCGGGCTGTACGGCTTCGTCTCTGCCACCAAATGGGTGGTGGACCTGGAGGTGACGCGCTTTCAAGACAGCAAGGCCTACTGGACCCAGCGCGGCTGGTCGGAGCGCGGCCCCATCAAGACAATGGCGCGGGTGGAGGTTCCCAAGTCCTTCGCCAAGGTACCCGCCGGCCGCATGGCCATCGGCGGGACGGCCTGGGCCCAGACCCGCGGCATCACCAAGGTGGAAGTCCAGATCGACAACACCGACTGGGCCGAGGCAACACTGTCCACGGAGGCGTCCCTGGTCACGTGGCGGCAATGGTCCTTCGAGTGGGACGCCACGCCCGGACCGCACTACATCAAGGTCCGGGCAACGGACGGGACCGGCGAGGTACAGACGGACCAGCGCGCTGATCCTGTCCCGGACGGCGCCTCCGGCTGGCAGTCGGTCATGGTCACCGTGGAGTAG
- a CDS encoding asparaginase → MPHNPHATFTVDSAVELAVVERSGFVESRHIGSAVVLAADGSVVTELGDITTPIYARSTLKPLQALAAMQSGVPLRGAQVALACASHVGSLDHMDVVEGMLKAAGVSEDQLQCPDAWPHDETARDWLVRSGRGKSKLAYNCSGKHAAFLWACTENGWDTHSYLEPNHPLQQRIRSVIEEYAGEPIAHLGIDGCGAPVAAISLLGLARAFSRLAKAPGDKNASARAATIATSMLDYPWAVQGRGEANTIVMDELEVIAKIGAEGVLAMATAQGVSVAVKMLDGNLRATSLVGLTLLAAAGAVDIPGVSSVLEKVVEPVLGGGRPVGKIRLGPAVSALLD, encoded by the coding sequence ATGCCCCACAACCCCCATGCCACCTTTACCGTGGACTCCGCCGTCGAACTTGCCGTTGTTGAACGCAGCGGCTTTGTGGAGTCCCGGCACATCGGCTCCGCGGTGGTGCTGGCAGCCGACGGGTCCGTGGTGACCGAACTTGGCGACATCACCACGCCCATCTACGCCCGGTCCACACTCAAACCGCTGCAGGCGCTGGCTGCCATGCAGTCAGGCGTGCCGCTGCGCGGCGCCCAGGTGGCGCTTGCCTGCGCCAGCCACGTGGGATCCCTGGACCACATGGATGTGGTGGAGGGCATGCTCAAGGCGGCAGGGGTCAGCGAGGATCAGCTCCAGTGCCCCGACGCCTGGCCGCACGACGAGACGGCCCGGGACTGGCTGGTCCGTTCCGGGCGCGGCAAATCCAAGCTGGCCTACAACTGCTCCGGGAAGCATGCCGCGTTCCTCTGGGCCTGTACCGAAAACGGCTGGGACACCCACAGCTACCTGGAGCCGAACCACCCGTTGCAGCAGCGCATCCGCAGCGTGATCGAGGAGTACGCCGGCGAACCGATCGCGCATCTGGGAATCGATGGCTGCGGCGCCCCCGTAGCGGCCATCTCACTCCTGGGTCTGGCCCGTGCGTTTTCGCGGCTGGCCAAGGCCCCGGGGGACAAAAACGCCAGTGCCCGTGCCGCCACGATCGCCACGTCCATGCTGGACTACCCCTGGGCTGTGCAGGGCCGCGGCGAGGCCAACACCATCGTCATGGACGAGTTGGAGGTCATCGCCAAGATCGGTGCGGAAGGCGTGCTGGCCATGGCTACTGCGCAGGGTGTGTCCGTGGCCGTGAAGATGCTGGACGGCAACCTCCGCGCCACCTCGTTGGTGGGCCTGACGCTGCTCGCGGCTGCCGGTGCCGTAGACATCCCCGGAGTCTCCAGCGTCCTGGAGAAAGTAGTGGAACCCGTGCTGGGCGGCGGCCGCCCGGTCGGCAAGATCCGGCTGGGACCTGCCGTCTCGGCACTCCTCGACTGA
- a CDS encoding sterol carrier family protein — protein sequence MAVARRRIDVEEGRAALAAWQDAAATPSDVSVPRTVTATAVRYTLEEVTARAPGNSVEVRVPPFGVTQCVEGPRHTRGTPPNVIECDAATWLAMVTGQLTWADAVEAGRVAASGLRADLSALLPL from the coding sequence ATGGCTGTAGCGCGCCGTCGTATTGACGTTGAAGAAGGCAGGGCAGCGCTGGCTGCCTGGCAGGATGCTGCCGCCACGCCGTCGGACGTTTCCGTCCCGCGTACCGTGACCGCAACCGCCGTCCGATACACGCTGGAGGAGGTCACCGCCCGGGCGCCGGGCAACTCTGTGGAGGTGCGGGTGCCGCCGTTCGGCGTCACCCAGTGCGTGGAGGGGCCCCGCCACACCCGGGGTACGCCGCCCAACGTTATTGAGTGCGACGCCGCCACCTGGCTTGCGATGGTGACCGGCCAGTTGACGTGGGCAGACGCCGTGGAGGCCGGCCGGGTTGCGGCCTCCGGACTCCGTGCCGACCTCTCCGCCCTCCTCCCCCTCTAA
- a CDS encoding SDR family oxidoreductase, whose translation MIGNQNGPRVAVVTGAGSGIGRAVARLMLAEGYAVALAGRREQQLLEAAAGHPQALAVPCDVTRPDDVERLFEATRVRWGRVDVLFNNAGSFGPAGGVDEISLPDWEATVAVNLTGSMLCAAAAVRLMKTQDPGGGCIINNGSIAAHSPRPQRVAYTVTKHAITGLTKSIELDGRGFGITCGQIDIGNTATEIMDNIGTGPGALQADGSRRVEPTFPVEEAARAVLLMASMPPSATVGSLVVTAAGMPFIGRG comes from the coding sequence ATGATCGGCAATCAGAACGGCCCAAGGGTGGCAGTCGTCACCGGGGCAGGCTCGGGGATCGGCCGGGCTGTTGCCCGCCTAATGCTGGCGGAAGGGTACGCCGTTGCCCTTGCCGGCCGCCGGGAGCAGCAGCTGCTCGAAGCCGCAGCAGGCCATCCGCAAGCACTGGCTGTGCCCTGCGACGTCACCCGGCCCGACGACGTCGAGCGCCTCTTTGAGGCAACCCGCGTGCGGTGGGGGAGGGTGGACGTGCTCTTCAACAACGCCGGGAGCTTCGGACCTGCCGGCGGCGTTGACGAGATCTCCCTTCCAGACTGGGAGGCCACCGTGGCTGTGAATCTGACGGGCTCCATGCTTTGTGCGGCAGCTGCGGTCCGGCTCATGAAGACGCAGGACCCCGGCGGCGGGTGCATCATCAACAACGGTTCCATCGCGGCGCATTCCCCGCGGCCGCAGCGAGTGGCGTACACCGTCACCAAGCACGCCATAACGGGACTCACCAAGAGTATTGAACTGGACGGGCGCGGCTTTGGCATTACCTGCGGCCAGATTGACATCGGCAATACGGCCACGGAAATCATGGACAACATCGGAACTGGCCCCGGCGCACTCCAGGCTGACGGCAGTAGGCGGGTGGAACCAACGTTTCCGGTGGAGGAAGCAGCCCGGGCGGTGCTGCTGATGGCAAGCATGCCGCCGTCGGCCACAGTAGGCTCCCTCGTGGTAACGGCGGCAGGCATGCCGTTCATCGGACGAGGCTAG
- the nboR gene encoding nicotine blue oxidoreductase, whose translation MGNGSSTRTTGVLLAAGAGTRLGMGPKALLPYRGRPLVEAIADALLDGGCREVVVVLGARAADVSTTAHLDRFRTVVNPDWQSGMGSSYLLGATSADRADHLLIALVDQPGLTTRTVGRLLAFHRPGRITAAAYHDGGPAGVLRRGHPLLVDVALRDEVAETVTGDAGARLYLQAHPELVDEVDCSDQSSGEDIDTPEQLHLLG comes from the coding sequence ATGGGCAACGGCAGCAGCACGCGGACAACGGGCGTCCTGCTGGCTGCCGGGGCGGGAACACGGCTCGGCATGGGACCAAAAGCCCTGCTGCCCTACCGCGGCCGGCCTCTGGTGGAGGCCATCGCCGATGCGTTGCTGGACGGCGGCTGCCGTGAGGTGGTGGTAGTTCTCGGCGCCAGGGCCGCGGATGTCAGCACAACAGCCCACCTTGACCGCTTCCGGACGGTGGTGAACCCCGACTGGCAGTCCGGAATGGGAAGCTCCTACCTGCTGGGAGCCACGTCTGCGGATCGGGCGGACCATCTCCTGATTGCCCTGGTGGACCAGCCAGGTCTTACCACCCGGACAGTGGGCAGGCTGTTGGCTTTCCACCGGCCCGGGCGGATCACCGCTGCTGCATATCACGACGGCGGCCCCGCAGGCGTGCTCCGCCGCGGGCATCCGCTGCTCGTCGACGTCGCGCTCAGGGACGAAGTGGCAGAGACGGTGACGGGCGACGCCGGCGCACGCCTCTACCTTCAGGCCCACCCCGAGTTGGTGGACGAAGTGGATTGCAGCGACCAGTCCAGCGGGGAGGATATTGACACCCCGGAGCAGCTCCACCTGTTGGGGTAG
- a CDS encoding uracil-DNA glycosylase, with protein MSTPSVSAFVEGLSSVPSAPGRNNFFDTAVPANAQRRRNLEIYLQEMLDRSPKVLLLGEAPGFRGMRITGVPFTNRTMFEGPANGFGLFGQGKGYSLPPDSAGVPSEPTATVMWEVLGELQFLPLLWSACPFHTHLAGRPRSNRTPTMAEASLGNAFWQALTELFHIETVVAVGNVAHRSLLRSGVVAPKVRHPSHGGRAGFKRGLEELLLGGAAQ; from the coding sequence GTGAGTACACCTTCAGTCAGCGCCTTTGTGGAGGGGCTTTCTTCCGTGCCTTCAGCGCCGGGACGCAACAACTTCTTTGATACCGCAGTCCCTGCCAACGCCCAGCGCCGACGCAACCTGGAAATCTATCTGCAGGAAATGCTGGACCGCTCGCCAAAGGTTCTGCTGCTGGGCGAGGCACCCGGATTCAGGGGCATGAGGATCACCGGCGTTCCCTTCACCAACCGCACCATGTTCGAGGGGCCAGCCAACGGCTTCGGACTCTTCGGGCAGGGAAAGGGCTATTCGCTGCCACCGGATTCGGCAGGCGTCCCATCCGAGCCAACCGCGACGGTGATGTGGGAGGTGCTGGGGGAACTGCAGTTCCTTCCCCTGCTCTGGAGTGCCTGTCCGTTTCACACCCACCTGGCAGGGCGGCCCCGGTCCAACCGCACTCCGACGATGGCGGAAGCAAGCCTCGGAAATGCTTTCTGGCAGGCGCTGACGGAACTGTTCCATATCGAGACTGTGGTGGCCGTTGGCAACGTGGCGCACCGCAGCCTGCTTCGGAGCGGTGTGGTGGCGCCGAAAGTGCGGCATCCCTCCCATGGCGGGCGGGCCGGGTTCAAGCGGGGACTGGAAGAGTTGCTCCTAGGCGGCGCGGCGCAATGA
- a CDS encoding aldo/keto reductase: MEQRKLGKTGRNVSIVGLGTWQLGADWGNVDQSQAQAILAASVEAGVTFFDTADVYGDGLSEQAIGTFLKDNPGLDITVATKMGRRLEQQPENYTLANFRQWVDRSRHNLGTDSLDLVQLHCPPTAVYSSNEVYDALDTLVSEGAIRSYGVSVERTDEALEAIRHEGTASVQIILNAFRLKPLDEVLPAAKAAGVGIIARVPLASGLLSGKYSKDTSFAENDHRNFNRTGESFDVGETFSGVDYELGLKAVAEFEQLVPEGTSTAQAAIAWIAAQDGVTTVIPGARTVDQAKANAAAGSVALGEEFDEGVRWIYDHYFREAIHPRW; encoded by the coding sequence ATGGAACAGCGCAAATTAGGCAAGACAGGACGGAATGTCTCCATCGTGGGCCTGGGCACCTGGCAGCTGGGTGCCGACTGGGGCAACGTGGACCAGTCCCAGGCCCAGGCCATCCTCGCAGCCTCCGTGGAAGCCGGCGTCACATTCTTTGACACGGCTGACGTCTACGGCGACGGCCTCAGCGAGCAGGCCATCGGCACGTTCCTGAAGGACAACCCCGGGCTGGACATCACCGTGGCCACCAAGATGGGCCGCCGGCTGGAGCAGCAGCCGGAGAACTACACGCTGGCCAACTTCCGGCAGTGGGTTGACCGGTCCCGGCACAACCTGGGCACCGACTCGCTGGACCTGGTCCAGCTGCACTGCCCGCCCACCGCTGTGTACAGCAGCAACGAGGTCTACGACGCCCTGGACACCCTGGTCTCCGAAGGTGCCATCCGCAGCTACGGCGTCAGCGTCGAGCGTACCGACGAAGCCCTGGAAGCGATCCGCCACGAGGGCACGGCGTCCGTCCAGATCATCCTGAACGCCTTCCGGCTCAAGCCGCTGGACGAGGTGCTCCCCGCCGCCAAGGCCGCAGGCGTGGGGATCATCGCCCGGGTTCCGCTGGCTTCGGGCCTGTTGTCCGGCAAATACTCGAAGGACACGTCCTTCGCTGAGAACGACCACCGCAACTTCAACCGCACCGGGGAATCGTTCGACGTCGGCGAGACGTTCTCCGGCGTGGACTACGAGCTGGGGCTTAAGGCTGTGGCTGAGTTCGAGCAGCTTGTTCCCGAGGGGACTTCCACGGCACAGGCCGCCATCGCCTGGATCGCCGCCCAGGACGGCGTTACCACCGTGATCCCCGGCGCCCGCACTGTGGATCAGGCCAAGGCCAATGCCGCAGCGGGTTCAGTTGCACTCGGTGAGGAATTCGACGAGGGCGTCCGCTGGATCTACGACCACTACTTCCGTGAGGCCATCCACCCCCGCTGGTAG
- a CDS encoding molybdopterin-dependent oxidoreductase — translation MAIEINGTPAAAEPRPGQCLRTFLREQGNLGVKKGCDGGDCGACTVHVDGTPVHSCIYPAVRAEGHAVTTIEGLAASTGAGGSSLHPMQQQFLERQGFQCGFCTAGMVMTAATFTEDQRDNLPRNLKGNLCRCTGYRAIEDAICGHAGHPDPAGQGSGIGGEGQPAPHPGQLGDDVPAPAGRAIVTGTARYTLDVPPDRFQGDQMQGGQPDGDQLQGLLHLKLVRSPHAHAKILSINTEAALKVPGVVAVFTHQDAPAQLFSTAQHELYTDDPDDTRVLDDVVRFIGQRVAAVVAESVAAAEAGVRAVKVEYRELPAVFTPQDAIRPGAPALHGEKDAATARIARPEQNVVAELHSELGSVEQGFAAADFIHEQTYRTQRVQHVALETHAAIASVDKEGRLQVRSSSQVPFLVRRTLCRVFGLPEEQVRVVAGRVGGGFGGKQEVLTEDIVALAALKLGRPVQLELTRSEQFTATTTRHPFTVQLKAGASREGRLTALQLDVLTNTGAYGNHGPGVMFHGCGESLAVYNCVNKKVDAQAVYTNTVPSGAFRGYGLSQMIFAIESSMDELAIGIGMDPLEFRRRNMVREGDHMLSTHPDPEEDVLYGSYGLDQCTQLVRDALERGAERYRAAGLDDLGPDWVTGEGTALSMIDTVPPRGHFAHSRLRLLPDGTYQADVGTAEFGNGTSTVHAQLAATALSTAASRVQVRQSDTDLIEHDTGAFGSTGTVVAGKATLAAAEELAVRIRAFAAGIKQVQSSGCVLDGDSVICEGTPVPLAELARMAAEAGVELAAEGRWGGTPRSVAFNVHGFRVAVNRGTGELRILQSIQAADAGVVVNPRQCRGQIEGGIAQALGAALYEEVVVDDDGRVTTDILRQYHIPTFADVPRSEVYFADTNDKMGPLGAKSMSESPFNPVAPALANAIRNATGVRFAELPIARDRIYLGLRDAAKVTRESSPQPI, via the coding sequence ATGGCTATCGAAATTAACGGCACACCGGCGGCGGCTGAACCGCGCCCCGGGCAGTGCCTGCGGACCTTCCTCCGGGAGCAGGGCAACCTTGGCGTTAAGAAGGGCTGCGACGGCGGAGACTGCGGAGCGTGCACAGTGCATGTGGACGGCACTCCGGTCCACAGCTGCATCTACCCGGCCGTCCGGGCCGAGGGACATGCCGTGACCACCATCGAGGGCCTGGCCGCGAGCACGGGGGCAGGGGGCAGCAGCCTTCACCCCATGCAGCAGCAGTTCCTGGAGCGCCAGGGTTTCCAGTGCGGCTTCTGCACGGCCGGGATGGTGATGACGGCCGCCACCTTCACCGAGGACCAGAGGGACAACCTGCCCCGCAATCTCAAGGGAAACCTGTGCCGCTGCACCGGCTACCGGGCCATCGAGGACGCCATTTGCGGCCACGCCGGGCATCCTGATCCGGCAGGGCAGGGCTCCGGCATCGGCGGCGAAGGCCAGCCCGCGCCTCACCCCGGGCAACTGGGTGACGACGTCCCGGCTCCCGCCGGCCGCGCCATCGTCACCGGCACGGCCCGTTACACACTGGACGTTCCGCCTGACCGGTTCCAAGGGGACCAAATGCAAGGGGGCCAGCCGGATGGCGATCAGCTGCAAGGGCTGCTGCACCTGAAACTCGTGCGCTCGCCGCACGCCCACGCCAAGATCCTCTCGATCAATACCGAAGCTGCGCTGAAAGTGCCCGGTGTGGTGGCTGTTTTCACGCACCAGGACGCTCCCGCCCAGCTGTTTTCCACTGCCCAGCATGAGTTGTATACCGATGATCCGGACGACACCCGGGTGCTGGATGATGTGGTGAGGTTCATCGGGCAGCGCGTTGCCGCCGTCGTGGCCGAATCCGTGGCCGCAGCCGAAGCAGGCGTCCGGGCCGTGAAGGTGGAGTACCGGGAACTTCCGGCCGTCTTCACGCCACAGGATGCCATCCGTCCCGGCGCCCCCGCGCTCCACGGGGAGAAGGACGCCGCCACCGCGCGGATCGCCAGGCCGGAGCAGAATGTGGTTGCCGAGCTGCACTCCGAACTGGGCAGTGTGGAGCAGGGTTTCGCGGCGGCGGACTTTATCCACGAACAGACCTACCGCACGCAGCGCGTCCAGCACGTTGCGCTGGAGACCCACGCCGCCATCGCCTCCGTAGACAAGGAGGGGCGGCTGCAGGTGCGCAGCTCCAGCCAGGTCCCGTTCCTGGTCCGGCGCACCCTTTGCCGGGTCTTCGGCCTTCCCGAGGAGCAGGTCCGTGTGGTGGCAGGACGGGTGGGTGGCGGTTTCGGCGGCAAGCAGGAAGTGCTGACCGAAGACATCGTGGCGCTGGCCGCCCTAAAGCTTGGCCGGCCCGTCCAACTTGAGCTCACGCGCAGCGAACAGTTCACCGCCACCACCACGCGGCACCCTTTCACCGTCCAGCTCAAGGCCGGTGCCAGCAGGGAAGGCAGGCTGACCGCGCTGCAGCTGGACGTTCTGACCAACACCGGTGCATACGGCAACCATGGTCCGGGGGTGATGTTCCACGGCTGCGGGGAATCCCTGGCCGTCTACAACTGCGTCAACAAGAAGGTGGACGCCCAGGCAGTCTACACCAACACCGTTCCCTCGGGGGCGTTCCGGGGCTATGGCCTGAGCCAGATGATCTTCGCCATCGAATCGTCCATGGACGAACTCGCCATCGGGATCGGAATGGATCCCCTGGAGTTCCGCCGCCGGAACATGGTGCGGGAGGGCGACCACATGCTGTCCACCCACCCGGATCCTGAGGAGGACGTCCTTTACGGCAGTTACGGCCTGGACCAGTGCACGCAGCTGGTCAGGGATGCGCTGGAGCGCGGTGCCGAGCGGTACCGCGCAGCGGGACTCGATGACCTCGGCCCGGACTGGGTTACAGGGGAAGGCACGGCACTGTCCATGATTGACACCGTGCCGCCGCGGGGCCATTTCGCCCACTCCAGGCTCCGGCTCCTCCCGGACGGCACGTACCAGGCCGACGTCGGCACCGCTGAGTTCGGCAACGGGACCTCCACCGTGCATGCCCAGCTTGCGGCCACCGCATTGTCCACGGCGGCCTCGCGGGTCCAGGTGCGGCAATCCGACACCGACCTGATCGAGCACGACACCGGCGCGTTTGGCTCCACGGGCACTGTAGTGGCCGGGAAGGCAACCCTGGCGGCAGCCGAGGAGCTGGCCGTCCGGATCCGGGCGTTCGCCGCCGGAATCAAACAGGTCCAGTCCTCCGGCTGCGTCCTGGACGGCGATTCCGTCATCTGCGAGGGCACGCCCGTCCCGCTCGCTGAACTGGCACGCATGGCTGCGGAAGCCGGCGTCGAACTCGCCGCCGAAGGGCGCTGGGGCGGGACGCCGCGGTCCGTGGCGTTCAACGTGCACGGGTTCCGGGTTGCGGTAAACCGGGGGACAGGGGAGCTGCGGATCCTGCAAAGCATCCAGGCCGCCGACGCCGGCGTGGTGGTCAATCCGCGGCAATGCCGCGGCCAGATCGAGGGCGGAATTGCCCAGGCCCTGGGTGCCGCACTGTATGAGGAAGTGGTGGTGGACGACGACGGCCGGGTCACCACGGATATCCTGCGGCAGTACCACATTCCCACCTTCGCGGACGTGCCGCGAAGCGAGGTGTACTTCGCCGATACCAACGACAAAATGGGCCCGCTTGGTGCCAAGTCCATGAGCGAAAGCCCCTTCAACCCGGTGGCCCCGGCGCTGGCAAATGCCATCCGCAACGCCACCGGAGTACGGTTTGCCGAGCTGCCCATCGCACGGGACAGGATCTACCTTGGCCTTCGGGACGCGGCCAAGGTTACCCGCGAGTCAAGTCCGCAACCCATATAG
- a CDS encoding FAD binding domain-containing protein produces the protein MDMNTIEAVVRTADPADWRDGDAWLAGGTVLFSYGSYAFGPQPPRRLLDLGAAGWPAVTVDGESGPGLELAATCTVADLYGLQDTLAFRRTDWPALDLIRPCCDSFVASFKVWNMSTVGGNLCTSLPAGPVISLCAGLDGVATILGPGGASRTVPVAGFVTGDGQNGLAPGELLRSVHLPASALSARVAFRRLSLSNLGRSGVLLIGRLDGGTSFVLTVTAATKRPVQLRFGQLPDAAGLAAALDDAIPEGLYHDDIHGLPAWRRDMTHRLAEEIRAELAAPADTAPATVSGDFWPPQPTAADQTAAPQEGA, from the coding sequence ATGGACATGAACACCATCGAGGCGGTGGTCCGCACCGCGGACCCGGCCGACTGGCGCGACGGCGATGCCTGGCTGGCAGGCGGCACGGTCCTCTTCTCCTATGGCAGCTATGCCTTCGGCCCGCAGCCGCCAAGGCGCCTGCTCGATCTGGGCGCGGCCGGGTGGCCTGCGGTGACGGTGGACGGGGAATCCGGCCCCGGCCTCGAGCTGGCTGCCACCTGCACCGTGGCGGATCTCTACGGGCTGCAGGACACCCTGGCATTCCGCCGAACAGACTGGCCCGCCCTTGACCTCATCAGGCCATGCTGCGATTCCTTTGTGGCGTCCTTCAAGGTCTGGAACATGTCCACAGTGGGCGGCAACCTCTGCACCTCGCTGCCGGCCGGGCCCGTGATCTCGCTGTGCGCCGGCCTGGACGGGGTGGCCACCATCCTTGGCCCGGGCGGCGCCAGCCGCACGGTTCCGGTGGCCGGCTTCGTGACCGGGGACGGGCAAAATGGCCTGGCACCCGGCGAACTGCTGCGCAGCGTCCACCTCCCGGCGTCGGCCCTTTCCGCGCGGGTGGCGTTCCGCCGGCTGTCCCTGAGTAACCTGGGCCGGTCGGGAGTGCTGCTGATCGGAAGGCTCGACGGCGGCACCTCCTTTGTCCTGACCGTCACGGCGGCCACCAAGCGGCCTGTGCAGCTGCGCTTCGGCCAGCTGCCGGATGCTGCCGGGCTGGCCGCCGCCCTGGACGACGCCATCCCTGAAGGCCTGTATCACGACGACATCCATGGCCTGCCTGCCTGGCGGCGGGACATGACCCACCGGCTGGCCGAAGAAATCCGGGCCGAGCTGGCAGCCCCGGCCGACACGGCGCCCGCCACTGTCTCGGGGGATTTCTGGCCGCCACAGCCAACAGCTGCCGATCAAACAGCTGCACCACAGGAAGGGGCCTGA